A genomic window from Glycine max cultivar Williams 82 chromosome 17, Glycine_max_v4.0, whole genome shotgun sequence includes:
- the LOC100793150 gene encoding uncharacterized protein, which yields MMRSKKQSQNKFVRIMASPIRALGKARDMYVRSITNCGQHVSYYGGDPTEGAGRFSRSHSVATSTRSEVVSEDYAELLRAASARTLANRIDMDLVLKQQQHANSSKGNNLPKSSSVGMARIEEDKPYDSEKGVTDSYPRSRSYAVEAKRRPSSAFQIPSSRLVSI from the coding sequence ATGATGAGGAGCAAGAAGCAGAGCCAGAACAAGTTTGTTCGAATCATGGCATCACCAATCAGAGCACTGGGAAAAGCACGTGACATGTACGTGCGGAGCATAACGAACTGCGGCCAGCACGTGAGCTACTACGGCGGCGACCCCACAGAAGGCGCGGGAAGGTTCTCGAGGAGCCACAGCGTGGCCACGTCGACGAGGTCCGAGGTTGTCAGCGAGGATTATGCGGAGCTTCTCAGGGCCGCGTCCGCGAGAACCTTGGCGAATCGAATCGACATGGATTTGGTcctcaaacaacaacaacatgcgAACTCATCGAAAGGTAATAATTTGCCCAAGTCTAGCAGTGTTGGGATGGCGAGGATTGAGGAGGATAAGCCCTATGACTCTGAAAAGGGTGTGACGGATTCGTATCCGAGGAGTAGAAGCTATGCTGTGGAGGCCAAGAGAAGACCTTCTTCTGCTTTTCAAATTCCCAGTTCCAGACTTGTCTCCATCTAA